GTgctgacaaaaaaaaaagtgagcaCCTTACATTAGGCCAAAGAGAACAATATATGAGTAGGGTATGGTAAAATGGTCAATTTCTGTTCAAGTTTAACATCAACTTGGACAACATTTATGGTAACAGTAAAAATGCAGAGAAGTACCACATCACAATGGCATCAGTTGAGCCAGCAGGAATAATTCCAAATCTAAAATGCTCATTGGGGAGGGAAAACTCAGAATCTTGATCTGTTGTGttttgaaaagaagaaaaaaattgttcaagTAATAGGCATTGGTAAATATAAAGACAATATACTATTATAAAGTAATATCATGGTTTGtctaatacaaaataaatcaacaaaCAGGAGAAGAAATATCTTCAATTCCGGTGATTTTCTACCTCCAGTGATATGTATGAAAACAACCTGTCACAAATATAAATCAAACTGAAACCTGACTTGTAtggaaataaattattatggtACATACTGATATTTGGGACTCCAAAGCTATCATAACTTGTACTTGGGAGGAGAGGAGACTGCTGCTCATTGTTCTGAGAAGAAGTTCCAATATCTGTTGCATTTGGATCACGAACACAGAAATTGTCATCACATGTAGCAGATTGAAGAAAACCCGAAGGAGTTGGTGGGTATGGAGCTTTATGCCTTGATAAAAGAAATCCATTAagaatttcattgaaaaaaccATCACCACCCTGGAACCGAATCAATTAGCAAGTAATCAGTAATTAGGAACAAGATgcaaaaagttcaaaaatctttaaaaaggaaaatgcgaTACGTTAACATGTATTAACATTTTATGTAATACAGTATAAAGCACAATGAACAACCAATTCCCTAAATCTTTTTATGTTACGGAGATTAAAGTCAGTCTAGGGAAGTTATAACTTACAACGGCTATAACTCCGTCATATGAAATAAGCTCCTTGATGCCTATAGATGCCATCACATCAAATGCGTGTCCTGCCCTTTGGGTCACAATCACCTGATGAAGGGATGGAAAACAATATTTAAGAAGGATCACTTAGCGCATTAAATATAATTGCATGTGATCTAGTGGTATCACTTCAATGGAATTTTATAATCTAGGATTAGAGCAATCTAGAACTCTACCTTTGTTTTCACTTTAGCCCGGGAAAATATAGAAGCCACAGAATCCCAAGTTTTGCAGCCATTTCCCTTCCCACTCCTTGGATGAACAAAAACCTAGTcaatcaggaaaaaaaaaattctggaaaAGAATTATAATACCACTTTATGTCAATTTTGATCAGCCAACTAAAGAATTCAAGATCCAAACATGAACAACGATATagtgataaataaaaaataaaaaaaactaccaAACATACCAGAAGATTCTTTGGTCTCCCTTGTTCTAGGGCCAGAGAAGCATTAATTTGATTAACCCACATCTGACATGTTTGGAGATCCTTATGACCGAATGTATATGCAACCAGGACCCGAAGAGAAGGGAGAGTCTTTGACCTCTGGAAACCATGCACTGTAAAGCGGTAAATCTGCATGTATgtaaacacaaaaacacatCATTATCTTATGGGGGATTGAAAGCACACAACCAAGAACAGGAATTGAACAAACCTCGGAGTCGTGACCCGAAAGGCATTTTCTAGCGTTTGAAATGTTTGATCCATGAATCAAACCATAGTCGATCAACTCAACAGCATACACATCAGAAAATTTGATCTCGGTTGCAACCTTTGATTTGATGCCCAAACAAGTTGAGTCATGCTGATATATTagacaaagagaaaaaaattcaaatgttcATACTTCAACCTTATTACCAACTCATCATTTAACAATTATAAATGCTTTTTTTACCTATGATGCAGTAtcccaaataaagaaaataacaaaagtgATCATAAACTACTatcagacaaaaaaaaaaatcataaacttctatcagaaataaacaaataaataaataaataattcaatcTGATCTAATATACACAATTAAGAACATATTTCAATCTAGAGTTGATAAAGACGAACCTTAAGTATCAAAGAAATCATTTTTAAgataaaagaagagaagagaaagtaaAATTACATTATCCAGTGGCTCAACCAATTTCCAAGACAACCCATCTGAGTTGAAGGTAACAGCGACTTCCCCAACGTGGTCCAAGGAAAGGGTGCAGCTCAAAGACGAGGCCTGGCCATCGAACTGTGCGGGTGGGAGAGATTGCTCTGTTTGCATACAATCATCTACATCTCGTTCCATTCACGAGGTttgataataattaaaatgaaattcaagGCCAAGAAACTGAAGATTTTTTCAGATGGAATTCAAAAAACCGGTGATCGGGTTATGGGCTTTGGAGGAAATGCGTGAAAGTCGCTTGTTTTTCGTCTTTTCAATCCGAATTCCCCCAGCGAGGTGGAATTCGCGCTTTTATTGACCAAAAGTAGCCAGAGATATTTTGAGtttgacccaaaaataaaagccaGAGATTATTCAATTCTAACTTTGAATGATTTTTAATGGgtttaaaagtttgaaggtaTTCAATTATGACTTTTAAATAGTCTTTAAAAATTTAGTTGTATTCAATTGTGGGTTTTAAAGAAgagtatttaaaagttttgAGGTATCCAAAATgttaatgacttttaaaaactttgttaaataaatgactttttattatttttaaagctAATTCTTACTACCAAAAGTCTTATTAATTTACACCAGACTTTATGAAAGTATTGGGAAGCTAAGccaattttttcttcccttATTATATCAAGCAGCAGAtagatcttttttcttcatgattAGGGCTCCACTTTGATATCCCATCTTGTCATCCACTTCTTTCAAGTTAGTAAAAAATCTTGAATGTTTGTATTCTTTTCTCATCAACAATAATGAGCATTGGAATTTCAAAAGGAATTTGTATTATGGTTTATTCACCGTCATTGAAATGAATCATGGCTAAGCtcactaaaaaaataattattattattatgactaagtttgtttgtttgtttgttttttttttataactgaATCATGGCTAGCTGAATGCCAATTATTTCCTCATGGTACATTTTCAAATGTACTTTgtcatttttatcattttctaaTGTTAAGGAGAACTATTCTTTGCTTTTACGTAATTGTatccaattgttttttttttttctaattttctgttcCATGTATGCCGACTAGTTAATtcaacatattaaaataaatgctattcataaaataaatataaaaataagtatttaaaagtCTATAAAACTCTATGACAAAAGTGTATGTAAGTTTGTCACTTAACTTTATAAAGTATGTAAAATTTATTAAGAATCTGTCAATTCTAAGAAAATCActcacttaaaaaaagtctttataagttagaattggatacacccccaaatgtttttcttctttttttttttttttttccaattttctttctCGTTTGATGCCAAAAATCtagtaataaaaaataaatttcatgaaaagaaatcaaataataaaaggttttaaaaattggaATTGCAAGTTGAACGGAAGGAGGTGAGGTCAATGAGATAATCAAATCGTTGACCTTCATAGAAACGACATGTCGTTATTTACAAGGAAAGGAGAGATTGTAGTCTGTTTAGGTAATGTCCTGCTAAGACTCATTCAACAGAAAAACAGCCACAAAGTCCTCAGATATAAAAGTCTCCTCACAAGTTCAACAAAAGTTAATCAAAAGATGTTCTCATTTTGACGATAAGTTGAACCTCTCATCCAAGATTACACAgttcaaaaaaatataattcattCACTACAAAAACTCTGGTGCAGAAAAGCATTGCAATGATGACAGACAGTTGCTCTGTCAGGGCACCACGGTGTAAACCTTTACATCATCCATTTCCGGGCTTCTTACTGAGTACTGAAACGTCCATCCATGGCAAGCACCAGCATGCACGCCCTTCTTATTGACGGCAAACACAGCTCCTACAAAATCAGGGAATTTTCTCGCAATTCGTGATATTGCATCCTTCGCGGCAAGATTAGGTTCCATCCCCAATCTCATACTCTCCACAACTTGATAACTGCGGTTCAATCATTTAAAGTACATAGCTAGATTCATTAAATGGAAGTGACAGACTCAATAGAGGTGCATCTACATAAGTTTGACAAGGAATCTATTTCAAGCATGGCCGCCAGCCAGAAGAAAATTTAGGACTAAATGCACAAGGGAAAGTACAAAACAAAGCCTCCTACACATACACAACATATTCATTAGAGGTGAATGAACCTGCATGGGAACTACCCAAGTAGTTTTCAAACCAAGTAAACCAGAACTAAAAATGTGATGGTTCAGATTGGCTTGCTATGCTCGTAACTAAAGCCTCCGTGCCGGCTTACAATGCTTAACAAGCCTCCTACAGGTATGTTTTGTTTAAGAAGAGTATTTACTTTATGTTTAGGACAAATTATAACACTGGATTGACTTCAACCTGTTCTGCAGATTAGAGTTTCACCCTGACCCCATAATGACTAATGCTATGAGAATATGCAAGTCTGTTGCCCATGATTCATCAAAATCTTAAAGGAAAAATTCAGAACATAAATAATTGTTGATTTCATTAGGAGGAAAGCCTAATCATCTAAAATACTAGGATTTGCTGACCCAAATTGACATCCTTTAGCAATATTCCAACGCTTCAGCCATTAAAGGAATGTTTGCTCCACAAGAAAAGAACCCAACTAGGACCAAGACAAAAAATAACCAATAATTtagtaaaatatattttttccatTACCATGGAAGGAAACGCATCATGATGTCACCATCTCCAGTTGCACCACAAGCACCAACTTTGTCATCAGCATATGCAGAAGATCCTGCAATTGGTCCATCACCCACCCTGCAATCAAGAAAGCAATGCCTCTAGTAAATTGAAACTACGGATGGGGTGATAAATTTCTCATTTcatcattatttgattattttttatgggATTAATTCCTTCATAATTAATAGCAACAAGTAGAGATGGATGAGAAGCTCACCCAATGTTGTCGAACAGCTTTATGACTGTTTGTACAGTATTTTACAAAAGCATAACCAATTTTCGCAAATAAGTACAAACGGTACTagcaaataaattttttattagaaaAGAACAGGGATTCAGCTAAGCAAAAACTGAGTTTTAACTTTTACCAATAAGACTCGAATAGTATCAACTAGTAGTATGCCTGAGTACAACTTACCTCCCTGGGATCTTAAATGTGGCTCCATTTGTTGAGGTACCAACAGCGATGTTCCCCATCTAGACCAAGAAAAGAAGGTAATTAGTGAAATCAAAGCATTTAAAGGAACCTTGCTAAGGTTATCAACTTACTTTATCAAAAACTGCCATTGATATGGTGTCATGGTTGTGACGACCAACATGAGATGATCTTGATTTAATATTTTCCATCAGAGTGGTTTTGGAACATGTCCCATGAGAAGAGCCCAGGAAGTCCTTTGCATGATAAGGGCCACACCTATCTACAGGTACAACATCTTTCCAAAAATTAGGCTGGCAGTGGTTTTCTTTCCATTTGGTCCACTTATCCATAGACTCCGATGAACTAAGGTTTGTTGGTCCTGGAAGACCCATAGAAATAGCAAAAGCTGCGGCTTGCTCTCCGACAAGCAAAGTGTGTTCGGTATATTGCATCACTAACCTAGCAGCTTTGATTCCATCCTTTATATACCTCATGGCAGCAACAGCTCCAACCTCCATTGTCACCTATGCATGTCCTTAGCAAACACATAATAGATAGTGATTTTTAGAGCAAGCAATAGAAAATGGTGTagtaacaagaaaaataattgcgacaaaaggaaaaatgcaaATACTACCTACCCCATCCATGACCAGAGCATCGATTGTAGTTTCTCCATTCTCATCTGGACTCCCACCAGGCCCAACTGTCCCAATAATAGCACATATTATAATTTCTTACAGTAATTATCAATCCCATCAACATGCTTAGCAGTATTCCATTTGAGAAATCACAAAATCAGTTACATAATTGAAGAGAAGTTTTTAGTATgctaagaaaacaaaacttacTTATGTTCGGTTATGATTTAATTTGTAAGAATTCACTCGATACTATAGACACATTCTAATATGATTAAAAGCTCCATTTTCATAAGAAGTGACATTGAAATAAGCTACATGATAGTATTGTTGTCAGTGAGATAATATTCATCCTGGTTTTCCAAGCACATCcaagataataaaaattaaaccgGGGTTTGTAACTCATTAATTAGTAGCTAACATGAACTTCACAATAAAGTAGAGACGCAACAAGTTCTGTGTCACCTTCATCTTCTAAATCATGAGTTTTAGACAGACAAACaattctctccctccctccctctatAATGCTAATGCACATAAATAATTAACCCAATGAAGCAGATAAAGTATCAAAAATCAGCATTTACAACTAAATActgaaaataatcaaataatgcaCCAATTCCTAACAACAGTTTTCTTCCATGAATAACTCAACCAAATCTAAGAATTCAGGCACCCACCTGTACCATCACATCTGAGTTCCTCGCAAGCTGAACAACCCTCAACAACGGCATCCACCGCAGAGAACCCATTATCAACAACCCTCCAAGCTGCTCTCACAGCCTCTAAGAATGGCCATGTGCTCACCACCACAGGGTATTGCCCGGAATTCGAAGCTTCGTGTCCCATGACCTATTAAcccattcaaaatttgatcttcaacTAATAATTCTACCCAATCATATGTGCAATGAAAGAACCAAAATAGAAGTGTTTGATTTCTGAGAAATTGCAATCTTGGActtttcctctgttttcttaGCAATGAGATATGAAATAATCGAACTTGGTTAATAAGAAAAACTTAAAAGCAGATATCTTCGActtttcctctgttttcttaGCAATCAAACAAGGAGAAATTGTAAAAGATAGTGTgatcaaatcaaatatgatTAAATTACCATGAAGAGTAATGCAAATGTAAGGAGAAAGATAGATGCGGAGTTCAGATTGGTGGCAGCCATCGAGTGGGGCAGCAAAGAGTGAAGGTCTTTCATCTTTCAAAAGCTCAGCTGCTGCTCTGTTATCTGTGCTGGGCCTTCTTCAGGAAGAAGAACGAGTTTGACTTGCAGGTGATTTGGCTTGTCCACTTGAAGGTGGGTCAACTCAATTATGACTCGCTCAGTTAAATGTGCTTCGAGTGAGAATTActtgggcttgggcttggTCTTGGCCATCTTTCAaacccaaatatatatttttgggtctttttaaacccaaataatttcttttttttgtgcaTAACCCATTCGAACAGGAATCAGATTGTCATAGAAAGTTTTTTACTTCTTGAGTAGGTTTcctaattcttcttcttcttcttccttctttctttttcttttttcccttgtgTTGAAAGGTTTCCTGATTCGAATGGGTTTGGGTTATATGAGTGTTGTGTAAGTTATATATAAAGGCCATCATAGGGTGTCTTCCATCCATAGTGTGCAAAAAATTGTAAGGGAAATTAGTGaagatagagaaagagaagtaCGGATATAGAGGCTATTGTTCTTCCATCTCCCGTGTTCATAGGTGCgtgatttttattaaaacaatcCATCTTCATCTGGTAACATAAATTTAACAAATACTTTGAACTCCTCACAGTCTTCCTTGTGCTGAcaatttgtaaatttattgCATGCATGCAGGTTTTTGAATATTAGCTATGGAAATTTCCGAAGATATACTTCAATATGTTTTCTCATGGTTACCAGCAAAACCTATTTATAGATTCAAAGCTGTCTGCAAATCTTCTTCTGAATTCTCAACAAACAAGTTATTTGCGTGGACCCAAGCTCGTAACTTGCACGTCAAGGATGACTCAGGGTTCTTTCTTCAACCTAGTCTCTCCACCGGGTTCAAGCATCGTGACAAAGTAGAATATCACTCACTACCTGGTGAACAACTCTTCTCAGGTGTGCCCCAAAAATCTCTTCAGTCTCTCCAAAACACCGGATCAAAGGTCTTGGCATCAAGTAATGGCTTGATACTTTGTCAAAACACCAAAACCCCAGATGATCGTAACTTATTTCTTTGCAATCCCACAACACAAACTTGGCGAACCATTCCAACCCCACAAGATTTAGGAGGAGTAAATTGGCCCAAAGGAGTTGTGCTTGAGTGCAACATTAACAATCCAATTTCAGACCCTGATCATCAAGACTATATGCTACTAATCATTCATCCACCAAGAGACTGGTTACCCCACTATGAGTGCAAAATTTACTCGCCAAAAGAGGGCagatggaaggaaaaaaaagttcataaattCGGTCCTAGAACACTTCATCTTGATATGCCTGTTTATCACAATGGTGCTGTCCATTTTGTTTCAGATTGTAGGGATCCATCGGTGCGCAGAGGAAGTGTATACTATAGGCCATATATTGTGGCATATGATATTAACAATGATACCACGAGAAAACTAAGACTGCCTAATGATGCAAGGAAGGGGTCGGATGATACTGTACACAATACCAAATTGGGGATTTTCAAGTGGGGAAGTAGGAAAAGTTCATCTGAGTCAATCTGTTTGGTAAGGCTGAAGAAGTATGTGTTCACTGCATGGGTTTTGAGAGACTACGATTCGGTTTCATGGATTCGGATTATGAAAATTAGGGTTAGAGCAATGGGGTTGATGGAGCCTAACCCTAATCATATTGCAGGGTTTACAGTCATGAATGGGAAGACTTTGCTATTTGCAACTAGAAAGAAAGTCTATAgttataatatgatgggtCGAAGTCAACAGATTGAACAAGTTTGTGAGCATCAGTGTCAGCGTCAATATGATAATTATTGCAACGTTTGTTTCACCTCCTATTCTAACACCCTTCATCCACTTGGAATTGGTGCTGCAACATTGCCCGACATCTAGAAAGCTTTCCCatgattattatttgtttgtttgtagtgTTTTTTTAAGGATGGGGTTAtgagattttttgttttctttgtcgAAGGGATATTCTATAttgctttgattttatttctcGATCAAATACAATATTGGTGATTGATGATATTATCAAAAGATATAACGGGGATAGAAACGTAATTTTATCGTCTATTTTgagcaaagaagaaaaggcgGGGTTGTGGGTGTTGCCACTAA
Above is a window of Prunus persica cultivar Lovell chromosome G2, Prunus_persica_NCBIv2, whole genome shotgun sequence DNA encoding:
- the LOC18784766 gene encoding uncharacterized protein LOC18784766, producing MEISEDILQYVFSWLPAKPIYRFKAVCKSSSEFSTNKLFAWTQARNLHVKDDSGFFLQPSLSTGFKHRDKVEYHSLPGEQLFSGVPQKSLQSLQNTGSKVLASSNGLILCQNTKTPDDRNLFLCNPTTQTWRTIPTPQDLGGVNWPKGVVLECNINNPISDPDHQDYMLLIIHPPRDWLPHYECKIYSPKEGRWKEKKVHKFGPRTLHLDMPVYHNGAVHFVSDCRDPSVRRGSVYYRPYIVAYDINNDTTRKLRLPNDARKGSDDTVHNTKLGIFKWGSRKSSSESICLVRLKKYVFTAWVLRDYDSVSWIRIMKIRVRAMGLMEPNPNHIAGFTVMNGKTLLFATRKKVYSYNMMGRSQQIEQVCEHQCQRQYDNYCNVCFTSYSNTLHPLGIGAATLPDI
- the LOC18787104 gene encoding probable isoaspartyl peptidase/L-asparaginase 3 isoform X2, which produces MEVGAVAAMRYIKDGIKAARLVMQYTEHTLLVGEQAAAFAISMGLPGPTNLSSSESMDKWTKWKENHCQPNFWKDVVPVDRCGPYHAKDFLGSSHGTCSKTTLMENIKSRSSHVGRHNHDTISMAVFDKMGNIAVGTSTNGATFKIPGRVGDGPIAGSSAYADDKVGACGATGDGDIMMRFLPCYQVVESMRLGMEPNLAAKDAISRIARKFPDFVGAVFAVNKKGVHAGACHGWTFQYSVRSPEMDDVKVYTVVP
- the LOC18785244 gene encoding ceramide kinase — protein: MERDVDDCMQTEQSLPPAQFDGQASSLSCTLSLDHVGEVAVTFNSDGLSWKLVEPLDNHDSTCLGIKSKVATEIKFSDVYAVELIDYGLIHGSNISNARKCLSGHDSEIYRFTVHGFQRSKTLPSLRVLVAYTFGHKDLQTCQMWVNQINASLALEQGRPKNLLVFVHPRSGKGNGCKTWDSVASIFSRAKVKTKVIVTQRAGHAFDVMASIGIKELISYDGVIAVGGDGFFNEILNGFLLSRHKAPYPPTPSGFLQSATCDDNFCVRDPNATDIGTSSQNNEQQSPLLPSTSYDSFGVPNINQDSEFSLPNEHFRFGIIPAGSTDAIVMCTTGTRDPITSTFHIVLGKRVCLDVAQVVRWKIKSTSKVEPFVRYAASFAGYGFYGDVITESEKYRWMGPKRYDYAGTRVFLKHKSYQAEIAYLEVKSEEAKSIPERGNLGGRKRPFWSPKKSEKVVCRVNCKVCNTTTPCSHPGETKWSRSKGSFLSIGAAVIACRNDRAPDGLVVDAHLSDGLMHLILIKDCSHALYLWHLTQLARKGGNPFDFKFVEHHKTTAFTFTSSGNESVWNLDGELFQAHQLSAQVFRGLVSLFASGPEV
- the LOC18787104 gene encoding probable isoaspartyl peptidase/L-asparaginase 3 isoform X1, encoding MKDLHSLLPHSMAATNLNSASIFLLTFALLFMVMGHEASNSGQYPVVVSTWPFLEAVRAAWRVVDNGFSAVDAVVEGCSACEELRCDGTVGPGGSPDENGETTIDALVMDGVTMEVGAVAAMRYIKDGIKAARLVMQYTEHTLLVGEQAAAFAISMGLPGPTNLSSSESMDKWTKWKENHCQPNFWKDVVPVDRCGPYHAKDFLGSSHGTCSKTTLMENIKSRSSHVGRHNHDTISMAVFDKMGNIAVGTSTNGATFKIPGRVGDGPIAGSSAYADDKVGACGATGDGDIMMRFLPCYQVVESMRLGMEPNLAAKDAISRIARKFPDFVGAVFAVNKKGVHAGACHGWTFQYSVRSPEMDDVKVYTVVP